One window of Chionomys nivalis chromosome 18, mChiNiv1.1, whole genome shotgun sequence genomic DNA carries:
- the Fmo5 gene encoding flavin-containing monooxygenase 5 isoform X2 has protein sequence MTKKRIAVIGSGASGLTCIKCCLEEGLEPVCFERSDDIGGLWRFQESREEGRASIYKSVVINTSKEMMCFSDYPIPDHYPNFMHNSQVLEYFRMYAKEFDLLKYIQFKTTVCSVKKQPDFSTSGQWMVTTECGGKKQEDVFDGVLVCTGHHTDAHLPLECFPGIEKFKGKYFHSRDYKNPVEFTGKRVIVIGIGNSGGDLAVEISHTAKQVFLSTRRGTWILNRVGKHGYPIDMLISSRLTYYLSKICGSSIQNGYLERQMNQRFNHEMFGLKPKHRALSQHPTINDELPNRIISGLVKVKGNVKEFTETAAIFEDGSREDDIDVVIFATGYSFAFPFLEDSVRVVKNKVSLYKKVFPPNLEKPTLAIIGLIQPLGAIMPISELQGRWATQVFKGLKQLPSQREMLEDINKSREEMEKRMFKTTNHH, from the exons ATGACCAAGAAAAGGATCGCTGTAATTGGATCAGGAGCAAGTGGGCTCACCTGCATCAAGTGCTGTCTGGAAGAAGGCTTGGAACCTGTCTGCTTTGAAAGGTCTGATGACATCGGAGGATTGTGGAGGTTTCAG GAAAGCCGTGAAGAAGGAAGGGCCAGCATCTATAAGTCTGTGGTCATCAACACCTCTAAGGAAATGATGTGTTTCAGTGACTACCCTATCCCAGACCATTACCCCAACTTCATGCACAACTCCCAGGTCCTCGAGTACTTCAGGATGTATGCTAAAGAATTTGACCTACTAAAATATATCCAGTTCAAG ACCACAGTGTGCAGCGTGAAGAAGCAACCTGATTTCTCTACTTCAGGCCAGTGGATGGTGACCACTGAATGTGGAGGGAAAAAGCAGGAAGATGTCTTCGATGGAGTCCTGGTTTGCACAGGCCATCACACAGACGCTCACTTACCCTTGGAATGCTTTCCTG GAATTGAAAAGTTCAAAGGAAAGTATTTTCACAGCCGAGACTATAAGAACCCAGTAGAATTCACTGGGAAGAGAGTCATTGTGATTGGCATCGGAAATTCTGGAGGGGATCTGGCTGTCGAGATCAGCCACACAGCCAAGCAG GTCTTCCTCAGTACCAGGAGAGGCACTTGGATCCTGAACCGCGTGGGGAAACATGGATATCCGATCGATATGCTAATCTCTTCTCGACTTACCTACTATTTGTCAAAGATCTGTGGTTCATCGATACAAAATGGATATTTGGAAAGACAGATGAACCAAAGGTTTAATCATGAAATGTTTGGCCTGAAGCCCAAACACAG AGCTCTGAGTCAGCACCCAACCATCAATGACGAACTGCCAAACCGCATCATCTCTGGCTTGGTGAAGGTGAAAGGGAACGTGAAGGAGTTCACAGAGACAGCTGCCATTTTTGAGGATGGCTCTCGGGAGGACGACATCGATGTCGTCATCTTTGCCACAGGCTACAGTTTTGCCTTTCCTTTTCTTGAAGATTCTGTCAGAGTTGTCAAAAACAAGGTGTCCTTGTATAAAAAGGTCTTCCCACCTAACCTGGAAAAGCCAACTCTTGCGATCATCGGATTAATTCAGCCCTTGGGAGCCATTATGCCCATTTCAGAGCTCCAAGGACGCTGGGCCACTCAAGTGTTCAAAG ggcTAAAGCAATTGCCCTCACAAAGGGAAATGCTAGAAGATATAAACAAGAGTcgagaggaaatggaaaaaag
- the Fmo5 gene encoding flavin-containing monooxygenase 5 isoform X1, with protein MTKKRIAVIGSGASGLTCIKCCLEEGLEPVCFERSDDIGGLWRFQESREEGRASIYKSVVINTSKEMMCFSDYPIPDHYPNFMHNSQVLEYFRMYAKEFDLLKYIQFKTTVCSVKKQPDFSTSGQWMVTTECGGKKQEDVFDGVLVCTGHHTDAHLPLECFPGIEKFKGKYFHSRDYKNPVEFTGKRVIVIGIGNSGGDLAVEISHTAKQVFLSTRRGTWILNRVGKHGYPIDMLISSRLTYYLSKICGSSIQNGYLERQMNQRFNHEMFGLKPKHRALSQHPTINDELPNRIISGLVKVKGNVKEFTETAAIFEDGSREDDIDVVIFATGYSFAFPFLEDSVRVVKNKVSLYKKVFPPNLEKPTLAIIGLIQPLGAIMPISELQGRWATQVFKGLKQLPSQREMLEDINKSREEMEKRYVDSQRHTIQGDYIDTMEEIAELLGVKPNLLSLAFTDPRLALQLLLGPCTPVQYRLQGPGKWARARQTILTTEDRMRKPLMTRRVEKGDSGASLMTVRVFVLAVAFFALLLAYV; from the exons ATGACCAAGAAAAGGATCGCTGTAATTGGATCAGGAGCAAGTGGGCTCACCTGCATCAAGTGCTGTCTGGAAGAAGGCTTGGAACCTGTCTGCTTTGAAAGGTCTGATGACATCGGAGGATTGTGGAGGTTTCAG GAAAGCCGTGAAGAAGGAAGGGCCAGCATCTATAAGTCTGTGGTCATCAACACCTCTAAGGAAATGATGTGTTTCAGTGACTACCCTATCCCAGACCATTACCCCAACTTCATGCACAACTCCCAGGTCCTCGAGTACTTCAGGATGTATGCTAAAGAATTTGACCTACTAAAATATATCCAGTTCAAG ACCACAGTGTGCAGCGTGAAGAAGCAACCTGATTTCTCTACTTCAGGCCAGTGGATGGTGACCACTGAATGTGGAGGGAAAAAGCAGGAAGATGTCTTCGATGGAGTCCTGGTTTGCACAGGCCATCACACAGACGCTCACTTACCCTTGGAATGCTTTCCTG GAATTGAAAAGTTCAAAGGAAAGTATTTTCACAGCCGAGACTATAAGAACCCAGTAGAATTCACTGGGAAGAGAGTCATTGTGATTGGCATCGGAAATTCTGGAGGGGATCTGGCTGTCGAGATCAGCCACACAGCCAAGCAG GTCTTCCTCAGTACCAGGAGAGGCACTTGGATCCTGAACCGCGTGGGGAAACATGGATATCCGATCGATATGCTAATCTCTTCTCGACTTACCTACTATTTGTCAAAGATCTGTGGTTCATCGATACAAAATGGATATTTGGAAAGACAGATGAACCAAAGGTTTAATCATGAAATGTTTGGCCTGAAGCCCAAACACAG AGCTCTGAGTCAGCACCCAACCATCAATGACGAACTGCCAAACCGCATCATCTCTGGCTTGGTGAAGGTGAAAGGGAACGTGAAGGAGTTCACAGAGACAGCTGCCATTTTTGAGGATGGCTCTCGGGAGGACGACATCGATGTCGTCATCTTTGCCACAGGCTACAGTTTTGCCTTTCCTTTTCTTGAAGATTCTGTCAGAGTTGTCAAAAACAAGGTGTCCTTGTATAAAAAGGTCTTCCCACCTAACCTGGAAAAGCCAACTCTTGCGATCATCGGATTAATTCAGCCCTTGGGAGCCATTATGCCCATTTCAGAGCTCCAAGGACGCTGGGCCACTCAAGTGTTCAAAG ggcTAAAGCAATTGCCCTCACAAAGGGAAATGCTAGAAGATATAAACAAGAGTcgagaggaaatggaaaaaag GTATGTGGACAGCCAGCGTCATACCATCCAGGGAGACTACATAGACACCATGGAAGAGATTGCAGAGTTGTTGGGTGTGAAGCCCAACCTTCTGTCTCTGGCCTTCACTGACCCCAGGCTGGCACTGCAGTTACTACTGGGACCCTGTACTCCTGTCCAGTATCGCCTACAGGGCCCTGGAAAATGGGCCAGAGCTCGGCAAACTATTCTTACGACTGAAGATCGTATGAGAAAGCCTCTGATGACGAGAAGGGTTGAAAAGGGCGATTCTGGGGCTTCACTAATGACAGTACGTGTCTTTGTGCTAGCTGTTGCTTTCTTTGCTCTACTCCTGGCTTATGTTTAG